From the Candidatus Binatia bacterium genome, one window contains:
- the secE gene encoding preprotein translocase subunit SecE, which translates to SDEAVAELKRVYWPSRKETTAFTWVVLVVVAFVAIYLGTVDYLISMIMRLVF; encoded by the coding sequence CTCGGACGAGGCGGTCGCCGAGCTGAAGCGCGTCTACTGGCCTTCGCGCAAGGAGACGACCGCGTTCACGTGGGTCGTGCTGGTCGTCGTCGCATTCGTCGCGATCTACCTGGGGACCGTCGACTACTTGATCTCGATGATCATGCGACTGGTGTTCTGA